One window from the genome of Enterobacteriaceae bacterium Kacie_13 encodes:
- a CDS encoding DUF2878 family protein — translation MNSLRFWLLTLGFDAWWTLAVWGRERFIFLLLISSFLMLAFTPSRRRLWVAVACSLGIILDSLWCILGLFEFTGSTGVPPWMMALWLGFSAWWLWLLGYLRLTWYWLIPLGAVSGPLAYYLGMRLGAMTLIASPSYVWLLMAAGWAIFLPLISLPVLLNRRTR, via the coding sequence ATGAATTCCCTGCGCTTCTGGCTGCTGACGCTGGGCTTTGATGCCTGGTGGACGCTGGCTGTGTGGGGGCGCGAGCGATTTATTTTTCTGTTGCTGATCAGCAGTTTTCTGATGCTGGCATTTACCCCGTCGCGACGCCGTCTGTGGGTGGCGGTGGCCTGTTCGCTGGGCATTATTCTGGATTCGCTGTGGTGCATTCTCGGACTATTTGAATTCACCGGTTCGACGGGCGTTCCACCGTGGATGATGGCGCTGTGGCTGGGATTCAGCGCGTGGTGGCTTTGGCTTCTCGGGTATCTGCGCCTGACGTGGTACTGGCTGATCCCGCTCGGCGCTGTCAGCGGCCCGCTGGCGTATTACCTCGGTATGCGGCTCGGCGCGATGACCCTTATTGCCTCGCCATCTTACGTCTGGTTGCTAATGGCAGCAGGCTGGGCGATATTCCTGCCGCTCATCAGTCTGCCGGTTTTGCTCAACAGGAGAACGCGATGA
- a CDS encoding FAD-dependent oxidoreductase: MTTKVAIVGSGISGLSCAWLLAQRQPHAEITVFESAMELGGHTATQDVVCDGKTYAIDTGFIVYNTRTYPGFIALLKELDIEGTPTEMSFSVRNPVSGLEYNGHSLNSLFAQRRNLLRPQFWRFIREILRFNKLCKARLLNAHNDEDTLADLLDQNGFTPFFALHYVLPMGAAIWSSSLSDMANFPLSMFLRFFDNHGLLDVTNRPQWMVVPGGSREYIRRMQEKLPRRVTLRTNTPVTKITRTASSVTLQSATRGEEIFDQVIFACHSDQALAILGDSATADERVILGALPYQANDVILHTDTRLLPREKRAWASWNYQLPNSLKSSSRADMRDTSPAHTRRASVTYNMNILQRLEAPHTFCVSLNPLSPIDESKVLFRATYMHPVLNLASHHAQQQRFRINGHHRTWFCGAYWYNGFHEDGVNSARDVVEQLDLQLQREAEHQTPAALEMS, encoded by the coding sequence ATGACAACAAAAGTGGCGATCGTCGGCAGCGGTATTTCCGGTTTGAGCTGTGCGTGGTTACTGGCACAGCGCCAGCCTCATGCAGAAATCACTGTATTTGAATCAGCGATGGAGCTGGGCGGGCATACCGCCACGCAGGACGTGGTTTGCGACGGTAAAACTTACGCCATCGACACCGGTTTTATTGTCTATAACACCCGCACCTATCCCGGTTTCATCGCGCTGCTCAAAGAGCTGGACATTGAAGGCACGCCGACTGAAATGAGTTTCTCGGTGCGCAATCCGGTGAGCGGACTGGAGTATAACGGCCATTCGCTCAACAGCCTGTTTGCTCAGCGACGCAACCTGCTCAGGCCGCAGTTCTGGCGGTTTATTCGCGAAATTCTGCGCTTTAATAAATTGTGCAAAGCGCGTCTGCTTAATGCGCACAATGACGAAGATACGCTGGCTGATTTGCTCGATCAAAATGGCTTCACGCCGTTTTTCGCCCTGCACTACGTTTTGCCAATGGGCGCGGCGATCTGGTCATCTTCCCTGAGCGATATGGCGAATTTCCCGCTGTCGATGTTTTTACGCTTTTTCGATAACCACGGCCTGCTGGACGTAACAAATCGTCCGCAGTGGATGGTGGTGCCCGGCGGTTCGCGGGAATACATTCGCCGGATGCAGGAAAAGTTGCCGCGCCGTGTGACGCTTCGCACTAACACGCCGGTGACCAAAATCACCCGCACCGCCAGCAGCGTGACACTTCAGTCCGCCACGCGCGGCGAGGAAATATTTGATCAGGTGATTTTCGCCTGCCATTCCGATCAGGCACTAGCGATTTTAGGTGACAGCGCCACGGCGGATGAACGTGTCATTCTCGGCGCGCTGCCGTATCAGGCCAACGACGTTATCCTGCACACCGACACCCGTCTGCTGCCGCGTGAAAAGCGCGCATGGGCGAGCTGGAATTATCAGTTACCCAACTCGCTGAAATCTTCCTCCCGTGCCGATATGCGCGATACCAGTCCGGCGCACACCCGCCGTGCCAGCGTGACCTATAACATGAATATTTTGCAGAGGCTGGAAGCGCCGCATACGTTCTGCGTCTCGCTCAATCCGCTCTCACCGATTGATGAAAGCAAAGTGCTGTTCCGCGCAACCTACATGCATCCGGTCCTGAATCTGGCCAGCCATCATGCGCAGCAGCAGCGTTTTCGCATCAACGGCCATCACCGTACCTGGTTTTGCGGCGCGTACTGGTACAACGGCTTTCATGAGGATGGCGTGAACAGCGCCCGCGACGTGGTCGAACAACTGGATTTGCAGCTGCAACGCGAAGCTGAACACCAAACGCCTGCTGCGCTGGAAATGTCATGA
- a CDS encoding MerR family transcriptional regulator, with amino-acid sequence MSLYSIGEVARICGINPVTLRAWQRRYGLLKPQRTEGGHRLFNDDDLDTIRTILGWIERGIPVGQVKSLLEGKVEAISGDWSESEHRLLTALQNGQNQKVRQVITELGREYPAAALVNHVFRPLRTRLNPGDHRLRTLRSLFDGLVIEHAVMCMNAARKRPGIRAAVLGWGVIDPAELWLEAIVRCEEGMQVEVLPAPLEDPHLENLLCDRIYVWAEGKLTQIERLRLAQWVDQGLTIILLGSASVLLAAEAGSQEEAEDVPFDDPTIVPIHKFKEK; translated from the coding sequence ATGTCACTTTACAGCATCGGCGAGGTTGCTCGCATTTGTGGTATCAATCCGGTCACGCTCCGCGCGTGGCAACGCCGTTACGGCCTGCTGAAACCGCAGCGCACCGAAGGCGGCCACCGGCTGTTTAATGATGACGATCTCGACACCATCCGCACCATTCTTGGATGGATAGAACGCGGTATTCCGGTGGGTCAGGTCAAATCGCTGCTCGAAGGCAAAGTCGAGGCAATATCAGGCGACTGGTCAGAATCTGAACACCGGCTGCTGACCGCGCTGCAAAACGGCCAAAACCAGAAAGTCCGTCAGGTGATAACCGAACTGGGGCGTGAATATCCAGCCGCAGCATTGGTCAATCATGTCTTCCGCCCGCTGCGTACGCGCCTTAACCCCGGCGATCATCGCCTGCGTACCTTGCGCAGCCTGTTCGACGGCTTAGTGATTGAGCATGCGGTGATGTGCATGAACGCCGCCCGCAAACGGCCGGGCATTCGGGCTGCAGTGCTGGGTTGGGGCGTCATCGACCCCGCCGAACTGTGGCTGGAAGCGATAGTGCGTTGTGAAGAAGGGATGCAGGTAGAAGTTCTGCCCGCGCCGCTCGAAGATCCACATCTGGAAAATCTGTTGTGCGACCGGATTTATGTCTGGGCGGAAGGAAAACTGACGCAGATTGAGCGTTTGCGTTTGGCGCAGTGGGTAGATCAAGGGCTCACAATTATTTTGCTCGGCAGCGCCTCGGTACTGCTGGCCGCGGAGGCAGGGAGTCAGGAGGAGGCTGAAGACGTTCCTTTCGATGATCCGACCATCGTCCCGATCCACAAATTTAAGGAAAAATAA
- a CDS encoding DUF1365 family protein has protein sequence MNSTLYVGTVRHRRFRPVEHRFDYDIFMPLIDLDELEQLPAVGIKLERFSAASFRRKDYLGGGDIKTKAQNRIAELTGERPDGRVMLLCQLCYFGCYFNPVNFYYLYDKTGILRWMLAEVRNTPWNERHTYAVVPDGSQPVPKAFHVSPFNPMDMVYHWRLTPPGKELHITIENHRKEREFDAALSLKALPLTREALRKQLWRLPLMTAKTALTIYWQAVKLWLKRAPIYSHPPVDKD, from the coding sequence ATGAACAGCACGTTGTACGTCGGCACGGTGCGCCATCGCCGGTTTAGGCCGGTTGAGCATCGTTTCGACTACGACATTTTTATGCCGCTGATAGATCTCGATGAGCTGGAGCAGTTGCCCGCCGTCGGCATCAAACTGGAGCGTTTTTCCGCCGCCAGCTTTCGCCGCAAAGATTATCTCGGCGGCGGCGACATCAAAACCAAAGCACAGAACAGAATTGCCGAGCTGACCGGGGAACGCCCCGATGGCCGCGTGATGTTGCTGTGCCAGCTGTGTTATTTCGGCTGTTATTTCAATCCGGTCAACTTTTACTACCTTTATGATAAGACCGGAATTTTGCGCTGGATGCTGGCTGAAGTGCGTAATACGCCCTGGAACGAACGCCACACCTACGCCGTTGTCCCCGACGGCTCGCAGCCGGTGCCGAAAGCCTTTCATGTGTCGCCCTTCAATCCGATGGACATGGTCTATCACTGGCGGCTGACACCCCCGGGAAAAGAGTTACACATCACTATCGAAAATCATCGCAAAGAACGTGAATTCGATGCTGCCCTGTCGCTGAAGGCGCTCCCGCTCACCCGCGAGGCGCTGCGCAAACAATTATGGCGACTGCCCCTGATGACCGCAAAAACCGCTCTGACCATTTACTGGCAGGCCGTGAAACTGTGGCTGAAACGGGCACCGATTTATTCGCATCCTCCTGTTGATAAGGACTGA
- a CDS encoding helix-turn-helix domain-containing protein translates to MEAEQDSHDLRLAERLAELRIMQGWSLEQLAQRTGISRATLSRIERAETSPTASVLGKLSATYGLTTSRLLMALEDNPPDLIRAALQPVWHDRETGFERRSVSAPAPGFRTELISGRLKAGATIVYDSPPVVGLEQHIWMLEGLLDFTLDSRCYRLEPGDCLRFHLHGASSFYVPGPADARYAIVISRP, encoded by the coding sequence ATGGAAGCGGAACAGGACAGCCACGATTTACGGCTGGCAGAACGGCTGGCGGAACTACGTATCATGCAGGGTTGGTCGCTTGAACAGCTGGCGCAGCGTACCGGCATCAGCCGGGCCACGCTGTCGCGCATCGAACGGGCGGAAACCAGCCCGACCGCGTCGGTACTGGGAAAGCTAAGCGCAACCTATGGCCTGACGACGTCAAGATTGCTGATGGCGCTGGAAGATAATCCGCCGGATCTGATTCGCGCCGCCCTGCAGCCGGTCTGGCATGATCGCGAAACCGGTTTCGAACGTCGTTCTGTATCCGCGCCCGCGCCGGGTTTTCGCACCGAACTTATTTCCGGCAGGTTAAAAGCCGGTGCCACCATTGTTTATGATTCTCCGCCAGTTGTCGGCCTGGAGCAGCACATCTGGATGCTGGAGGGCCTGCTGGATTTCACGCTGGATTCGCGTTGCTACCGGCTTGAGCCGGGTGACTGCCTGCGATTTCATCTTCACGGCGCATCCTCCTTTTATGTCCCGGGCCCGGCCGATGCGCGCTACGCCATCGTGATCTCCCGTCCTTAA
- a CDS encoding SDR family NAD(P)-dependent oxidoreductase, with product MRRVLITGASSGIGQQLAQDYADEGWEVTACGRDAAKLNAVAAHSPLIIPLRFDITDLDETRQALQGVTADLVILCAGTCEYLDNGVVEAEKVARVISTNFMGPVNCLDALLPGLAEGSRVALVGSTASLLPFPRAEAYGASKAALAYFARSLSVDLIARNIHVSLIQPGFVDTPLTSRNDFPMPMMVTVSQASAHIRKKLAQGASEIAFPPLFARLLKVASLLPVSIQKWLSRRMVR from the coding sequence ATGCGCCGCGTACTGATTACCGGTGCCAGTTCGGGCATCGGTCAGCAACTGGCGCAGGATTACGCCGATGAAGGCTGGGAAGTAACCGCTTGCGGACGCGATGCAGCCAAACTCAACGCCGTGGCTGCACACAGTCCGCTGATTATTCCGCTGCGTTTTGATATCACCGATTTGGATGAAACACGTCAGGCTTTACAGGGCGTGACAGCCGATTTAGTCATCCTCTGCGCCGGTACCTGTGAGTACCTGGATAATGGCGTGGTTGAGGCTGAAAAAGTCGCGCGGGTCATCAGCACCAATTTTATGGGGCCGGTGAACTGTCTCGATGCCCTGCTGCCGGGCTTAGCGGAAGGCAGCCGCGTCGCGCTGGTCGGCTCAACCGCCTCATTATTGCCGTTTCCGCGGGCAGAAGCCTACGGCGCATCCAAAGCGGCGCTGGCGTACTTCGCCCGTTCGCTGTCGGTTGACCTGATAGCGCGGAACATCCACGTTTCGCTGATCCAACCGGGCTTTGTCGATACGCCCCTCACGTCCCGCAATGACTTCCCGATGCCGATGATGGTCACCGTCAGTCAGGCCTCGGCGCATATTCGTAAAAAGCTGGCGCAAGGTGCCAGTGAAATTGCTTTCCCGCCACTTTTTGCCCGCTTACTGAAGGTCGCCTCGCTGCTACCGGTCAGCATTCAAAAATGGTTAAGCCGAAGAATGGTGAGATAA
- the yedA gene encoding drug/metabolite exporter YedA has product MPSASRSLLPLVAALFALYFIWGSTYFVIRVGVESWPPLMMAGLRFFVAGCVLFTFLMLRGHKFPSLKQWLSAGAVGILLLSVGNGLVTVAEHMQVPSGIAAVMVATVPLFTLCFSRLWGMPNSRLEWTGVGIGLFGIVLLNTGSNLEGNPWGAALILLASLSWAFGSVWSSRLILPVGLMAGAAEMIVAGVVLLIASQLSGEHLVATPSLHGFLALGYLIVFGSMIAISAYMFLLKTVRPAIATSYAYVNPIVAVLLGIGFAGESLSPVEWVALGIILCAVLLVTLGKFVFGRRKTVIKEVKV; this is encoded by the coding sequence ATGCCTTCTGCTTCGCGTTCCCTGTTGCCGTTAGTTGCTGCATTATTTGCGCTGTATTTTATCTGGGGCTCTACCTATTTTGTGATCCGCGTTGGGGTAGAAAGCTGGCCGCCGCTGATGATGGCCGGTCTGCGTTTCTTCGTCGCCGGATGTGTGTTGTTCACGTTTCTGATGCTGCGTGGGCATAAATTTCCGAGCCTGAAACAGTGGCTCTCGGCGGGTGCAGTGGGGATTTTACTGCTGTCGGTAGGCAATGGTCTGGTGACCGTCGCCGAACATATGCAGGTGCCGTCCGGTATCGCGGCGGTGATGGTGGCGACCGTACCGCTATTTACCCTGTGCTTTAGCCGTCTGTGGGGGATGCCAAACAGTCGTCTGGAATGGACCGGCGTCGGCATCGGCCTGTTCGGTATTGTGCTGCTCAATACCGGCAGCAATCTGGAAGGCAATCCGTGGGGCGCAGCGCTTATTTTACTGGCGTCTCTGAGCTGGGCATTCGGTTCGGTGTGGAGTTCGCGCCTGATCTTACCGGTCGGCCTGATGGCTGGGGCGGCGGAGATGATTGTCGCCGGGGTTGTGCTGCTTATCGCCAGCCAGCTGAGCGGCGAGCATCTGGTCGCTACGCCTTCACTGCACGGATTTCTGGCGCTGGGGTATCTGATTGTATTTGGCTCGATGATCGCCATCAGCGCCTACATGTTTTTGCTGAAAACCGTGCGTCCGGCCATCGCCACCAGCTACGCCTACGTGAACCCGATCGTTGCAGTGCTGCTCGGCATCGGTTTCGCCGGAGAATCCCTGTCACCGGTTGAGTGGGTGGCGTTGGGGATTATCCTGTGCGCAGTTCTGCTGGTCACGCTGGGCAAATTCGTCTTCGGGCGCAGGAAGACGGTGATTAAAGAGGTGAAGGTGTAA
- a CDS encoding DUF4034 domain-containing protein — MPQQDQSDNISKARMLLATRRFLKLDEWLLSLMRGWQNQTDDHSAYGLLLHPATLFTGTESPVLNPLEILSDWAQQCPQSYHAHVLLGMVWHENAWQIRQTQAGQEVEDDQWLGAQLCCDYAVLAFLRAIELHPRPTHAYRHMMNLSGGFGEPYWLKSLFAGEIPLPLHEKFSIQGSEIWHAGIAHIHALGFEPATHWPQTLPVALQDTRKAGEEAVDHWLRMAMSVRHADVGTMESYLLFHSAFWGGSDEQQMLIIDSPLCAEFSEEERNQFRANALCDALSGDIADRDSARALELQQRLADLLAQSLAPATRIRLLDLAGICIAYWQDNDQAGLAVYDDLFAVSAQAMPGHFATMFISRAVLANGHEEGLPVLTQLLTRALSQANNPTLVAFAAAALQSGLYGLPAKPELCSGLMDHAWSLMQQSGDDQPAKDLVTLAHDMAINDDLDAAHFLMTEMARHGSAIHCYELYFFYRNTWHQDVPSQYHNDSNAMDCVLSAARSGMVPAMFTCANALREGLGGEPDYEQAMQWYQRAMDAGHLSAAYWRASCALDNGSDAEKRQAAEHWLPEILHNAGHPDRAEAAYTLGMAWLTGTGVKKNRYIADQFMVFALEINPESEVVKQVHEELNGSLRARMNLWQDKRKSEGSDPTQVYRLQMPLQ, encoded by the coding sequence ATGCCGCAACAGGATCAGTCCGACAACATATCCAAAGCCAGAATGCTGCTGGCAACCCGCCGTTTTCTAAAACTCGACGAGTGGCTGTTGTCACTGATGCGTGGCTGGCAGAACCAGACTGACGATCACAGCGCTTACGGCCTGCTGCTGCACCCGGCGACACTGTTTACCGGTACCGAATCTCCTGTGCTCAATCCACTGGAAATTCTCAGCGACTGGGCGCAACAGTGCCCGCAGAGCTATCACGCTCACGTCTTGCTCGGTATGGTCTGGCATGAAAACGCATGGCAGATCCGCCAGACTCAGGCTGGTCAGGAAGTGGAAGATGATCAGTGGCTGGGCGCCCAGCTGTGCTGCGACTACGCGGTTCTGGCGTTTTTACGGGCAATTGAATTGCATCCGCGCCCGACTCACGCCTATCGCCATATGATGAATCTCAGCGGCGGCTTCGGCGAACCTTACTGGCTGAAATCGCTGTTCGCCGGTGAAATTCCATTGCCCTTACATGAAAAGTTTTCGATTCAGGGCAGCGAAATCTGGCACGCCGGTATTGCTCACATTCACGCCCTCGGCTTCGAACCCGCCACGCACTGGCCGCAAACGTTGCCCGTTGCGCTGCAGGATACCCGCAAAGCCGGTGAAGAGGCGGTGGATCACTGGCTGCGCATGGCGATGTCGGTGCGTCACGCCGACGTCGGCACCATGGAATCCTATCTGCTATTCCATTCTGCTTTTTGGGGCGGCAGCGACGAGCAACAGATGCTGATTATCGACAGCCCGCTGTGCGCGGAGTTCAGCGAAGAAGAGCGCAATCAGTTCCGCGCTAATGCCCTTTGCGATGCGTTGTCCGGCGATATCGCCGATCGCGATTCAGCACGTGCCCTCGAATTACAACAACGTCTGGCTGATTTACTGGCGCAATCTCTCGCCCCCGCCACACGCATCCGTTTACTGGATTTGGCAGGTATCTGCATCGCCTACTGGCAGGATAACGATCAGGCCGGTTTAGCCGTTTATGACGATCTGTTTGCCGTTTCGGCGCAGGCCATGCCGGGGCATTTCGCCACGATGTTTATCTCCCGCGCTGTGCTGGCGAACGGCCATGAAGAAGGTTTGCCGGTTCTTACGCAGCTGCTCACCCGCGCGCTGAGTCAGGCCAATAACCCGACGCTGGTGGCCTTTGCCGCCGCAGCGCTTCAGTCAGGCTTATACGGATTACCGGCAAAACCGGAGTTGTGCAGCGGGTTGATGGATCACGCGTGGTCGCTGATGCAGCAATCCGGCGACGATCAGCCTGCTAAAGATCTGGTCACGCTGGCACACGATATGGCGATTAACGACGATCTGGACGCGGCACATTTTCTGATGACCGAGATGGCCCGCCACGGCAGCGCCATCCATTGTTATGAGTTGTACTTTTTCTACCGCAACACCTGGCATCAGGATGTTCCGTCTCAGTATCACAATGACAGCAATGCGATGGATTGCGTGCTGAGCGCCGCGCGTTCCGGGATGGTGCCAGCGATGTTCACCTGTGCCAACGCCCTGCGCGAAGGTTTGGGCGGCGAACCGGATTATGAGCAGGCGATGCAGTGGTATCAGCGTGCGATGGACGCCGGGCATTTATCCGCCGCCTACTGGCGTGCCAGCTGCGCACTGGATAACGGCTCTGACGCCGAAAAACGTCAGGCTGCCGAGCACTGGCTGCCGGAGATTTTGCACAACGCCGGGCACCCTGATCGCGCCGAAGCCGCCTACACGCTGGGCATGGCCTGGCTGACCGGCACCGGTGTGAAGAAAAACCGCTACATCGCGGATCAGTTTATGGTGTTCGCGCTGGAGATAAATCCTGAATCGGAGGTGGTGAAACAGGTTCATGAGGAACTTAACGGATCGCTGAGAGCACGCATGAATTTGTGGCAGGATAAAAGGAAGAGTGAGGGGAGCGATCCGACTCAGGTGTATCGGTTGCAGATGCCGCTGCAATAG
- a CDS encoding methyltransferase domain-containing protein, producing MSQPEVQLARDGATNRRIKAARALILGVLKQLHGAGLTLRETGENAIFFGDPTAPLQGEIEVHNLRAYRRVLLGGSIAAGESYIDGDWTTPNLTTVLQLLAENLKLVDKLEARLSWITAPVNSLIHFFRRNSPSQARKNISAHYDLGNDFYQGFLDEKMLYSSAWYQEPQMTLEQAQEAKMRRLCDHLQLHAGDHLLEIGTGWGAMAEFAAREYGCQVTTTTISREQYDFACQRIEKAGLTDRVTVLFEDYRALRGQFDKLVSIEMIEAVGKRYLKTFFRRCNALLKPNGRMAIQAITIADQRYASYSRNVDFIQRYVFPGGFLPSITAMNETMTRCTGLVVRDLFDIGFDYARTLHEWRERVQRYWNAQLDGAHDERFRRLWLFYLCYCEAGFRARTISTVQLIAERRT from the coding sequence ATGAGCCAACCCGAAGTGCAACTCGCCCGCGACGGGGCGACTAACCGGCGCATCAAGGCTGCACGCGCACTGATTCTCGGTGTTTTAAAGCAGCTGCATGGTGCCGGTCTGACCCTGCGGGAAACCGGTGAGAATGCCATCTTCTTTGGTGATCCGACCGCGCCGTTGCAGGGCGAAATCGAGGTACACAACCTGCGTGCCTACCGCCGTGTATTACTCGGCGGCAGTATCGCTGCCGGGGAAAGTTACATTGATGGCGACTGGACGACGCCTAATCTGACTACCGTGCTGCAACTGCTGGCTGAAAATCTTAAGCTGGTTGATAAGCTCGAAGCCCGCCTGAGCTGGATCACTGCGCCGGTCAACAGCCTGATCCACTTCTTTCGCCGCAACAGTCCCTCGCAGGCGCGCAAAAACATTTCTGCACATTACGATCTCGGCAACGATTTTTATCAGGGCTTTCTTGATGAGAAGATGCTCTATTCTTCCGCCTGGTATCAGGAGCCCCAGATGACGCTGGAGCAGGCTCAGGAAGCGAAAATGCGTCGCCTGTGCGATCATCTGCAATTGCATGCGGGCGATCATTTGCTGGAAATCGGCACCGGCTGGGGCGCGATGGCAGAATTCGCCGCGCGCGAATACGGCTGCCAGGTTACTACCACCACTATTTCCCGCGAGCAGTACGACTTCGCCTGTCAGCGCATCGAAAAAGCCGGATTAACCGACCGCGTCACCGTACTGTTTGAGGACTATCGCGCCCTGCGCGGGCAGTTCGATAAACTGGTCTCTATCGAGATGATCGAAGCGGTGGGCAAGCGCTATCTTAAAACCTTCTTCAGGCGCTGCAACGCCCTGCTAAAACCGAACGGGCGCATGGCGATTCAGGCGATCACTATTGCCGATCAGCGTTACGCCTCGTACAGCCGCAACGTCGATTTCATTCAGCGCTACGTGTTCCCCGGCGGTTTTCTGCCTTCCATCACCGCCATGAATGAGACCATGACCCGCTGTACCGGGCTGGTGGTGCGCGATTTGTTCGATATCGGTTTCGACTACGCCCGCACGTTGCACGAATGGCGTGAACGCGTACAGCGCTACTGGAACGCCCAGCTCGACGGTGCACATGACGAGCGTTTCCGCCGCCTGTGGCTGTTTTACCTGTGCTACTGCGAGGCCGGATTCCGCGCCCGCACCATCAGCACCGTTCAGCTGATCGCCGAGCGACGCACATGA
- a CDS encoding GNAT family N-acetyltransferase, translating to MQSSSEIVISEVQGGVLTAADLDALAETLMQSVALGASIGFVLPFGFVQAQAFWQKLLPAFERGERRLLVARLDGIIVGTVQLVVDQPANGEHRGDVVKLMVHPDGRRKGIARLLMEQVEARAREAGKTLLMLDTVTGSPAQTLYESQDFTLSGTIPHYAMSTEGILESTSVMYKILF from the coding sequence ATGCAAAGCAGTAGTGAAATTGTGATCAGTGAAGTGCAGGGCGGAGTGTTAACGGCAGCCGATCTCGATGCCTTAGCGGAGACGCTGATGCAGTCGGTCGCGCTGGGAGCAAGTATTGGTTTCGTGCTGCCGTTTGGATTTGTGCAGGCGCAGGCTTTCTGGCAAAAACTGTTACCCGCTTTCGAGCGCGGAGAAAGGCGTCTGCTGGTGGCGCGTCTCGACGGGATTATCGTGGGTACGGTGCAACTGGTGGTCGATCAGCCCGCTAACGGCGAGCATCGCGGAGATGTTGTGAAACTGATGGTGCATCCCGATGGCCGCCGCAAAGGCATCGCCCGTCTGTTGATGGAGCAGGTTGAAGCGCGAGCACGCGAGGCAGGCAAAACGCTGCTGATGCTTGACACGGTCACTGGCAGCCCGGCGCAGACCCTTTATGAAAGTCAGGATTTTACGCTGAGTGGGACGATCCCGCATTACGCGATGTCGACGGAGGGAATTCTGGAGTCAACGAGTGTGATGTATAAGATTTTGTTTTAA
- a CDS encoding DUF3833 family protein, with protein MTVSHSVLRKGFLGLMAACVLLLTSCSADIKDYAQTQPKLDIFTYFKGESVAYGMVQDYTHKQTRRFAVKIRGDVVADTLTLHEDFVYDDGEKQTRVWHIRKLADGTYTGTAGDIIGTAKGQSAGNAFNWNYVMDVKSGGSTYRLTFDDWIYQQDEQHLFNVTSLKKLGVEVARVTLFFEKK; from the coding sequence ATGACAGTTTCACACTCTGTTTTACGCAAAGGTTTTCTCGGTCTGATGGCGGCCTGCGTTCTGTTACTGACCAGTTGCAGCGCGGACATTAAAGATTACGCACAGACGCAGCCAAAGCTGGATATTTTCACCTACTTCAAAGGGGAGAGCGTCGCCTACGGTATGGTGCAGGATTACACTCATAAACAAACGCGCCGCTTCGCAGTGAAAATTCGTGGTGATGTGGTGGCCGATACGCTCACCTTGCACGAAGATTTTGTGTATGACGACGGCGAAAAACAAACCCGCGTCTGGCACATTCGCAAACTCGCTGACGGCACCTATACCGGCACCGCAGGCGATATTATTGGCACCGCCAAAGGCCAGTCGGCGGGTAACGCGTTCAACTGGAACTACGTGATGGACGTCAAATCAGGCGGCAGCACCTATCGCCTGACCTTCGACGACTGGATTTATCAGCAGGACGAACAGCATCTGTTTAACGTCACGTCGCTGAAAAAATTAGGCGTCGAAGTGGCGCGGGTGACGCTGTTCTTTGAGAAGAAGTAA
- a CDS encoding nuclear transport factor 2 family protein, whose amino-acid sequence MIKHFPEPPLPADALTRLCDFYRHLDMSLLPQLSRIYHPHVVFIDPVSHYDGVDALEHYFAQLLKKVNYCRFDIQPALIHGDEASLFWRMEYSHPSLKKGHAMSLNGASHLRQAENRIIYQRDYYDLGAMIYEHVPLLGGAVRAIKARLK is encoded by the coding sequence ATGATTAAACATTTTCCTGAACCTCCCCTGCCCGCCGACGCTCTGACGCGACTCTGCGACTTTTATCGTCATCTGGACATGAGTCTGCTCCCGCAGCTGTCGCGCATCTATCATCCGCACGTGGTGTTTATCGATCCGGTATCGCATTACGACGGCGTTGACGCTCTGGAGCATTACTTCGCGCAACTGCTCAAAAAAGTGAATTACTGCCGCTTTGATATCCAGCCAGCCCTGATTCATGGCGATGAAGCATCGTTATTCTGGCGGATGGAGTATTCCCATCCGTCATTGAAAAAAGGCCACGCGATGTCGCTTAACGGCGCCAGCCATTTGCGTCAGGCGGAAAACCGTATCATTTATCAGCGCGATTATTACGATCTCGGCGCCATGATTTATGAGCACGTCCCCCTTCTCGGCGGTGCCGTCCGCGCCATTAAAGCCAGGTTGAAATAA